The following coding sequences lie in one Mercenaria mercenaria strain notata chromosome 5, MADL_Memer_1, whole genome shotgun sequence genomic window:
- the LOC123557996 gene encoding ubiquitin-like protein 3 — MGSRGIPADKVNLRLILVSGRTKEFLFSHSSSAADITEHVYSNWPTEWSDEKLPETNILRLIYQGRFLHGNVTLGALQLPAGKTTVMHLVARENLPEPNNQGQLKKDKSGEASCSLCCVLL; from the exons gtaAATTTGCGTTTGATTTTAGTGAGTGGTCGCACGAAAGAGTTCCTGTTCTCACATTCGAGTTCAGCTGCAGATATAACAGAGCATGTATATAGCAACTGGCCAACAG AATGGTCAGATGAAAAGTTACCAGAGACAAATATTCTTAGATTAATCTATCAAGGCAGATTTCTGCATGGAAATGTTACGTTAGGAG CTTTACAATTACCTGCTGGTAAAACCACAGTGATGCATTTAGTTGCAAGAGAAAATTTACCAGAGCCAAACAATCAGG GCCAGTTAAAGAAAGACAAAAGTGGAGAGGCCAGTTGTAGTCTATGTTGTGTTCTTCTGTGA